From a region of the uncultured Desulfatiglans sp. genome:
- a CDS encoding transposase yields the protein MILFLMNFVRCSLQKELDGFFQIFLFSDRSERKVTASAFCRARRKISFEAFVDLNQRLLSFFYQSFPARRWVGFRLLAVDESTLRVPDNDETRKFFGVWHPAKTRKTCPLARVSLLYDVLNRITVHALMVPKGEGERSLAAKHMHNTGEGDLLLLDRGYPAYWLFALILNRGSQFLCQMKKDSVLVKEFIRSGKRQAIVTLKPSPAAIKFCQERNLSTNPLKVRVLRFTLKNRVKVVLLTSLLDKRQFPLAELKELYTKRWSVETAYSHLKCRIEIENFSGKSPLAVLQDFHARVLTANLTAMIVHPVQDVIEEQAKKHPERLRYQVNFSYALSSMKDNVVLLLARRHITKILRSLLSLLGKSLSIIRPGRKNPRKRGPKLKIAAMAYKPIA from the coding sequence ATGATACTTTTCCTCATGAATTTTGTCCGCTGCTCCTTACAAAAGGAACTTGACGGGTTTTTTCAAATTTTTCTATTTTCCGATCGCTCCGAAAGAAAGGTTACCGCTAGCGCGTTTTGTCGAGCCAGACGCAAAATTTCTTTCGAGGCTTTTGTTGATCTGAATCAGAGACTGCTCTCCTTCTTTTATCAGTCCTTCCCTGCTCGGCGCTGGGTGGGATTTCGTCTACTGGCTGTCGACGAATCTACCTTGCGTGTCCCTGACAACGATGAGACCAGAAAGTTCTTTGGCGTTTGGCATCCCGCCAAAACCCGGAAAACGTGCCCTTTGGCCAGGGTTTCGTTGCTCTACGACGTCTTGAACCGCATCACCGTTCATGCACTCATGGTTCCTAAAGGGGAAGGTGAACGCTCATTAGCCGCTAAACACATGCACAATACCGGTGAAGGCGACCTTCTTCTTCTCGACCGGGGATACCCCGCATACTGGCTTTTTGCCCTGATCCTCAACCGGGGTTCTCAATTCCTTTGTCAGATGAAAAAGGATTCAGTTCTTGTCAAAGAATTCATCCGCTCCGGAAAGCGCCAGGCTATCGTGACCCTTAAACCGTCGCCCGCCGCCATAAAATTCTGCCAAGAGAGGAACTTGAGCACCAACCCCCTGAAAGTTCGCGTCCTCCGCTTCACATTGAAAAACAGGGTAAAGGTCGTTCTGTTGACTTCCCTCCTTGACAAACGCCAGTTTCCTTTGGCTGAGCTCAAAGAACTCTACACCAAGCGCTGGTCTGTGGAGACCGCCTACAGCCATTTGAAATGCCGCATCGAAATCGAAAACTTTTCGGGAAAATCTCCCCTCGCTGTCCTCCAAGATTTCCACGCGAGAGTTTTGACAGCCAATCTGACTGCCATGATCGTTCATCCAGTTCAAGATGTTATTGAGGAGCAGGCCAAAAAGCATCCCGAACGACTCAGGTACCAGGTCAACTTCAGCTATGCGCTTTCGTCTATGAAAGACAACGTCGTGCTCCTCCTTGCTCGGCGACACATCACCAAAATCCTTCGAAGCCTCCTCTCGCTCCTGGGTAAGTCTTTATCGATTATTCGACCAGGCCGGAAGAATCCCAGAAAGAGAGGGCCGAAACTGAAAATTGCCGCTATGGCCTACAAGCCCATAGCTTAA
- a CDS encoding hypothetical protein (Evidence 5 : Unknown function) yields the protein MLREHFYTLFFSVAVISVILGCSPLSMDEKEAQKVFNDFYTDNVPESINDRHLLNAGKAIVPYLITEIQKEDMPKRGYAALALGKIGDRRALPVLIRMYENPTLMGIPPGVLLTAIWHIDPKLGEELASKYKGGDEFMNRTIELLRKGII from the coding sequence ATGTTAAGAGAGCATTTTTATACTTTATTTTTTTCGGTGGCAGTCATATCAGTAATTCTGGGTTGCTCCCCACTGTCAATGGATGAGAAAGAAGCTCAAAAGGTATTCAATGATTTTTATACTGACAATGTACCGGAATCCATCAATGACCGACATCTCCTGAATGCAGGGAAAGCGATCGTGCCCTATCTTATCACCGAGATTCAAAAAGAGGACATGCCAAAGCGAGGTTATGCTGCTCTAGCTTTGGGGAAAATTGGAGACCGGCGGGCTTTACCCGTTTTAATTAGGATGTATGAGAATCCAACCTTGATGGGGATCCCTCCAGGCGTGTTATTAACGGCAATTTGGCACATAGATCCCAAACTTGGAGAAGAGCTTGCCAGCAAATACAAAGGCGGCGATGAGTTCATGAATCGCACTATTGAGCTGCTGAGGAAAGGCATAATCTGA
- a CDS encoding hypothetical protein (Evidence 5 : Unknown function) has product MVEPFTLPLRNTAAKMTRARKPPAYVTCHTKKGAPRLAPEVCLRCRRMKACRDFQRFVQPGLFPEAEPEAGAPAPPLAPALKAMPSPATPSNQSAPDQLTFDF; this is encoded by the coding sequence ATGGTCGAACCCTTCACCCTTCCGCTCAGGAATACAGCAGCCAAGATGACCCGCGCACGGAAACCGCCGGCCTATGTCACCTGCCACACCAAAAAGGGGGCCCCGCGCCTCGCCCCCGAGGTCTGCCTGCGCTGCAGACGGATGAAGGCCTGCCGGGATTTCCAGCGCTTCGTCCAGCCCGGCTTATTCCCCGAAGCGGAGCCCGAGGCCGGTGCGCCCGCCCCGCCTCTCGCCCCCGCCCTCAAGGCCATGCCCTCCCCGGCAACACCCTCCAATCAGAGTGCACCGGATCAACTGACCTTCGATTTCTGA
- a CDS encoding hypothetical protein (Evidence 5 : Unknown function), protein MTPQEKEAIHAFGKTIQSGVRFGLHLPHEAAADPLLEFTRELEEAVPGAEVDRSETDPGEHPALVLSDGLRFQAVPLGGELQPFLEALAWAAGLRQGSDPGLEQTLSRVHLPASLKLYVTPRCPFCPAVLKTIVPFPFINPQVHLTVIDGDRFQEEAAADGVKSVPTLILDDRFRWTGVVKRDEILAILLERDPATLSADSLAGMLGDGRAKEVAALMQQSQAVFPSFIELLLHPQWPRRLAAMVAAEELASLDPELVPQLVEPLWARFEALDEARKGDMLYLLGELGAVSEIPRLKAIAAGPYEDAVKEAAEEALDMLEPQRGEG, encoded by the coding sequence ATGACACCCCAGGAAAAAGAGGCCATCCACGCCTTCGGCAAAACGATCCAGAGCGGAGTTCGTTTCGGTCTGCACCTGCCGCATGAGGCCGCGGCGGATCCTTTGCTGGAATTTACCCGCGAACTGGAAGAGGCGGTACCCGGCGCAGAGGTCGATCGGTCGGAGACCGACCCGGGCGAACACCCGGCGCTCGTTCTGAGCGACGGGCTCCGGTTCCAGGCGGTGCCTCTCGGCGGTGAGCTTCAGCCCTTCCTCGAGGCGCTGGCCTGGGCTGCGGGTCTTCGGCAGGGGTCGGACCCTGGGTTGGAGCAGACCCTGAGCCGCGTCCACCTGCCCGCCTCCCTCAAGCTCTACGTCACACCCCGGTGTCCCTTCTGTCCCGCTGTGCTGAAGACCATCGTCCCTTTTCCCTTCATCAACCCCCAGGTTCATTTGACCGTCATCGACGGGGACCGCTTTCAGGAAGAGGCCGCCGCCGACGGCGTCAAGTCGGTTCCCACCCTGATCCTCGACGACCGCTTTCGCTGGACGGGCGTTGTCAAGCGCGACGAGATCCTCGCCATCCTGCTCGAGCGGGACCCAGCCACCCTGAGTGCGGATTCGCTTGCCGGGATGCTCGGGGACGGACGGGCGAAGGAGGTGGCCGCTCTCATGCAGCAAAGCCAGGCTGTCTTCCCCTCCTTCATCGAACTCCTCCTTCACCCCCAGTGGCCGCGCCGGCTGGCCGCCATGGTGGCGGCCGAAGAGCTGGCGTCACTGGACCCGGAGCTCGTTCCCCAGCTGGTCGAGCCCTTGTGGGCGCGTTTCGAAGCCCTCGACGAGGCTCGGAAAGGGGACATGCTTTACCTGCTGGGCGAGCTGGGGGCTGTTTCCGAGATCCCCAGGCTGAAGGCGATTGCGGCGGGTCCCTATGAAGATGCCGTCAAAGAGGCCGCCGAAGAGGCCCTGGATATGCTGGAGCCGCAAAGGGGCGAGGGATGA
- a CDS encoding conserved hypothetical protein (Evidence 4 : Unknown function but conserved in other organisms), whose amino-acid sequence MPIPGNLLTTAMAVMPHTDVDRALETALSLDIPFWPQLPLYSYTEDMYVQASEHFPGIVLDMEKRTLRFSMEKFVAEFEEAMSHFDEPDYFDISKTYSVVYHRFLELDLSDRPAIRGQLEGPISFGLNVVDQDDRPILFDDTVRPFMLEFMARRINVQLARLKERNPNAFMFVDEPGLQFLFNAMAGYGDVAAHADMEGFFAMVDRPRGVHLCGNPDWDFLLSLDLDILSLDVYSNGEVFANYARSIRKFLDRGATLVWGIAPTNFEPFEHENLQSLEARLDEIWSALDRKGIDRGFLLSRSLLSPATCCLVNPDREKTVEKAFVLIQELSGRLRERFGL is encoded by the coding sequence ATGCCCATCCCGGGAAATCTGCTGACGACGGCTATGGCCGTCATGCCGCATACGGACGTGGACCGGGCGCTCGAGACGGCGCTCTCGCTCGACATCCCCTTCTGGCCTCAGCTGCCGCTCTACAGCTACACCGAGGACATGTACGTGCAGGCCTCGGAGCACTTTCCGGGGATCGTGCTGGACATGGAGAAACGGACCCTCCGCTTCTCCATGGAGAAGTTCGTCGCCGAGTTCGAGGAGGCGATGAGCCACTTCGATGAACCGGATTACTTCGATATCAGCAAGACCTACTCCGTCGTCTACCACCGGTTTCTGGAACTGGACCTCTCGGACCGGCCGGCCATCCGGGGGCAGCTCGAGGGGCCGATCAGCTTCGGCCTGAACGTCGTCGACCAGGACGACCGGCCGATCCTCTTCGACGACACGGTGCGGCCCTTCATGCTGGAGTTCATGGCCCGGCGCATCAACGTGCAGCTCGCCCGGCTGAAGGAGCGGAACCCGAACGCCTTCATGTTCGTCGACGAGCCGGGCCTGCAGTTTCTGTTCAACGCCATGGCCGGGTACGGCGACGTCGCGGCCCACGCCGATATGGAGGGGTTTTTCGCCATGGTGGACCGGCCGCGCGGGGTGCACCTGTGCGGCAATCCGGACTGGGATTTCCTGCTGAGCCTCGACCTCGACATCCTCTCGCTCGACGTCTACTCGAACGGCGAGGTGTTCGCCAACTATGCGCGGTCGATACGCAAGTTCCTCGACCGGGGGGCGACCCTCGTCTGGGGGATCGCCCCGACCAACTTCGAGCCGTTCGAACACGAGAACCTCCAGTCGCTCGAAGCGCGGCTCGACGAGATCTGGTCGGCGCTCGACAGGAAGGGCATCGATCGCGGCTTCCTGCTTTCGAGGAGCCTGCTCTCCCCGGCCACCTGCTGCCTGGTGAACCCGGACCGCGAAAAGACGGTCGAGAAGGCCTTCGTACTCATCCAGGAGCTCTCCGGCCGGTTGCGCGAACGCTTCGGTCTGTGA
- a CDS encoding Ferredoxin-1 (modular protein): protein MYTEVAACRRRGGWAVSAWPAVFTKTPNGKESVMGKRVVIEEEECIGCGSCEELCPEVFKLNPDTEKAEVIKPEGGPEDEIQEAIDTCPVECIHWA from the coding sequence ATGTATACTGAGGTGGCGGCCTGCAGGCGGCGCGGCGGCTGGGCCGTCTCGGCCTGGCCGGCGGTTTTCACGAAAACACCGAACGGAAAGGAGTCTGTCATGGGAAAACGGGTTGTGATCGAAGAAGAGGAATGCATCGGCTGCGGCTCCTGCGAGGAGCTTTGCCCTGAGGTTTTCAAACTGAACCCGGATACGGAAAAGGCCGAGGTGATCAAGCCCGAAGGCGGGCCGGAGGACGAGATCCAGGAGGCGATCGACACCTGCCCGGTCGAGTGCATCCACTGGGCGTGA
- a CDS encoding Cupin 2 conserved barrel domain protein → MKKIDLYEENTFNDLHMKRFLVHDSPYFKIINFNFKAGQELPIHSHDIEGQLSLVVLEGTGEFLAKDGTLPAKAGDVLISDISEPHGVRAKSDMRVLVTIAPPI, encoded by the coding sequence ATGAAAAAGATCGACCTCTATGAGGAAAATACATTCAACGACCTTCACATGAAGCGTTTCCTGGTGCACGATTCGCCCTATTTCAAGATCATCAACTTCAACTTCAAGGCCGGGCAGGAACTGCCCATCCACTCCCACGACATCGAAGGGCAGCTGAGCCTGGTCGTGCTGGAGGGGACCGGGGAGTTTCTGGCCAAGGACGGCACCCTGCCCGCCAAGGCCGGGGACGTCTTGATTTCGGACATCAGCGAACCGCACGGGGTCCGGGCGAAGAGCGACATGCGCGTCCTCGTCACCATCGCGCCGCCGATCTGA
- a CDS encoding 4Fe-4S ferredoxin, iron-sulfur binding domain protein, whose protein sequence is MKVMRKIIEIDEEKCDGCGQCVPACAEGAITVQDGKARLVAERYCDGLGACLGECPRDAIRIVEREAEDFDEEAVEAYLEEQEKHRPTAAAAAACCPSQQIAVFEPGARFPSAEASGGDSASSDSALSHWPVQIHLVPPTAPFLKGADLLVTADCVPVAYGAFHRDFVQGKVVLMGCPKFDDVPAYLQKFTDIFKQAGIRSVTILSMEVPCCSALPGIVKKAMAAAGKSIPVEEVLIGRRGAILDRVQSAA, encoded by the coding sequence ATGAAAGTGATGCGGAAGATCATCGAGATCGACGAAGAGAAGTGCGACGGCTGCGGGCAGTGCGTGCCCGCCTGCGCCGAGGGGGCCATCACCGTTCAGGACGGAAAGGCCCGCCTGGTGGCCGAACGCTACTGCGATGGACTGGGGGCCTGCCTGGGGGAATGCCCGCGGGATGCGATCCGGATCGTCGAGCGGGAGGCCGAGGACTTTGACGAGGAGGCGGTCGAGGCCTATCTGGAGGAGCAGGAGAAGCACCGGCCGACGGCCGCGGCGGCCGCAGCCTGCTGCCCGTCGCAGCAGATCGCCGTCTTCGAGCCGGGGGCCCGATTCCCTTCGGCCGAGGCGTCGGGCGGCGATTCGGCTTCGAGCGATTCGGCCCTTTCCCACTGGCCGGTCCAGATTCATCTGGTGCCGCCCACGGCGCCTTTTCTGAAAGGCGCGGACCTCCTCGTGACGGCGGATTGCGTGCCGGTCGCCTACGGGGCGTTCCACCGGGATTTCGTCCAGGGAAAGGTCGTCCTGATGGGGTGTCCGAAATTCGACGACGTCCCGGCCTACCTGCAGAAATTCACCGACATCTTCAAGCAGGCGGGCATCCGCTCGGTTACCATCCTGAGCATGGAGGTTCCGTGTTGTTCAGCGCTGCCGGGCATCGTCAAAAAGGCCATGGCGGCTGCCGGGAAAAGCATTCCGGTCGAAGAGGTCCTCATCGGCCGCCGGGGCGCGATTCTGGACCGCGTGCAGAGCGCCGCCTGA
- a CDS encoding HD domain protein, translated as MKCPGQDSRYWKPGAIFEAKCPECGNTVEFFKDDTTRLCKACGHRMLNPNMDFGCAAYCRYAEQCIGNLPPELLAQKENLLKDRVAIEMKRYFKRDFKRIGHAGRVARYAERIGKEEAGNLAVILSAAYLHDVGIKVSEEKHPGESARDHEEEGVPVARGILEGLGAREELIEEVCDIIAHHHHPRAEEDIEFKCVYDADLIANLEEKHKEEPLTEAELERTIADRFYTGSGKALAREVLMGGQA; from the coding sequence ATGAAATGTCCCGGACAGGATAGCCGCTACTGGAAGCCGGGGGCCATCTTCGAGGCCAAGTGCCCGGAGTGTGGCAACACGGTCGAGTTCTTCAAGGATGACACGACCCGTCTGTGCAAGGCGTGCGGGCACCGGATGCTCAACCCGAACATGGACTTCGGGTGCGCGGCCTATTGCCGCTACGCCGAACAGTGCATCGGGAACCTGCCGCCGGAGCTGCTGGCCCAGAAGGAGAACCTCCTCAAGGACCGGGTGGCCATCGAGATGAAGCGCTATTTCAAACGGGACTTCAAGCGCATCGGGCATGCCGGCCGGGTGGCGAGGTACGCGGAGCGGATCGGGAAGGAGGAGGCGGGAAACCTGGCCGTCATCCTCTCGGCCGCCTATCTCCATGACGTCGGCATCAAGGTCTCGGAGGAAAAGCACCCCGGTGAGAGCGCCCGAGACCACGAAGAGGAGGGGGTGCCGGTCGCGCGCGGGATCCTCGAAGGGCTGGGGGCGCGGGAGGAGCTGATCGAAGAGGTCTGCGACATCATTGCGCACCACCATCACCCGCGGGCGGAAGAAGACATCGAATTCAAATGTGTTTACGACGCCGATCTGATCGCCAACCTCGAAGAGAAGCACAAGGAGGAGCCGTTGACGGAGGCGGAACTGGAGCGGACGATCGCCGATCGTTTTTACACCGGGAGCGGCAAGGCCCTTGCGCGTGAGGTGTTGATGGGAGGACAGGCATGA
- the hcp gene encoding Hydroxylamine reductase codes for MFCYQCEQAAKGEGCTKIGVCGKQPEVAALQDLLIYALKGLSQVAVEGRKVGVVDRDVDVFTCEATFSTLTNVDFDAERFVKLLDRCVELREGLKAKVKAAGGKTDFGGPSDFKPASTLPELVKQGEGHGIQSDGEPDPDIHALKWTLVFGLKGVAAYADHAHILGKESDEVYAFIHEVLAATLRTDLGLNEWVGLVLKCGEINLKVMELLDAANTETYGHPVPTKVPLGAKKGKAILVSGHDLKDMEEILKQTEGKGISVYTHGEMLPTHAYPGLKKYPHFYGHFGTAWQNQIKEFAQFPGAILMTTNCIQKPQESYKDNIFTTGLVGWPGVRHIADKDFTPVIQKALEMPGFPEDSNGRAVMCGFGHNAVMSVADKVIDAVKSGAIRHFFLVAGCDGAKPGRNYYTEFVEKAPKDTVVLTLACGKFRFFDKDLGDIGGIPRLLDIGQCNDAYSAIQIAVALSKAFNVGVNDLPLSMILSWYEQKAVAILLTLFYLGIKNIRLGPSLPAFITPNVLDVLVKNFNIMPISTADEDLKAILG; via the coding sequence ATGTTTTGTTACCAGTGCGAGCAGGCGGCAAAGGGCGAAGGGTGCACCAAGATCGGCGTATGCGGGAAGCAGCCGGAGGTGGCGGCCCTTCAGGATCTCCTGATTTATGCCCTCAAGGGGCTTTCGCAGGTGGCGGTGGAAGGGCGCAAAGTGGGGGTCGTGGACCGCGATGTCGACGTCTTTACCTGTGAAGCCACTTTTTCGACCCTGACGAACGTGGATTTCGATGCGGAGCGTTTCGTGAAGCTGCTAGACCGCTGCGTCGAGCTGCGTGAAGGCCTGAAGGCGAAGGTGAAGGCCGCGGGCGGCAAAACGGACTTTGGTGGACCGTCCGACTTCAAGCCGGCCTCGACGCTGCCCGAACTGGTCAAGCAGGGCGAAGGCCACGGCATCCAGTCGGACGGGGAGCCCGATCCGGACATCCACGCCCTGAAGTGGACCCTCGTTTTCGGGCTGAAAGGTGTGGCCGCTTACGCCGACCACGCCCACATCCTCGGCAAGGAGAGCGACGAGGTCTATGCCTTCATTCACGAGGTGCTGGCCGCGACCCTGCGCACGGACCTCGGACTGAACGAATGGGTGGGCCTGGTGCTCAAGTGCGGCGAGATCAACCTGAAGGTCATGGAGCTCCTGGACGCCGCCAACACTGAGACTTACGGGCATCCGGTCCCGACGAAAGTGCCCCTCGGCGCGAAGAAGGGGAAGGCCATCCTGGTCTCCGGCCACGACTTGAAAGACATGGAGGAGATCCTCAAACAGACCGAGGGCAAGGGCATCAGCGTTTACACCCACGGGGAGATGCTGCCGACCCATGCGTATCCGGGGCTCAAGAAGTATCCCCATTTCTACGGGCACTTCGGGACGGCCTGGCAGAATCAGATCAAGGAGTTTGCGCAGTTCCCCGGCGCGATCCTCATGACGACCAACTGCATCCAGAAGCCGCAAGAATCTTACAAGGACAACATTTTCACGACAGGGCTCGTCGGCTGGCCCGGCGTCCGGCACATCGCCGACAAGGACTTCACGCCGGTGATCCAGAAGGCCCTGGAGATGCCGGGTTTTCCGGAAGACTCGAACGGGCGGGCGGTCATGTGCGGCTTCGGGCACAACGCCGTCATGAGCGTCGCCGACAAGGTGATCGACGCGGTGAAGAGCGGCGCGATCCGGCACTTCTTCCTGGTGGCCGGTTGCGACGGCGCGAAGCCGGGGCGCAACTACTACACGGAGTTCGTCGAAAAGGCACCGAAGGACACGGTGGTCCTGACCCTGGCCTGCGGCAAGTTCCGTTTCTTCGACAAGGACCTGGGGGACATCGGCGGCATCCCGCGTCTCCTGGATATCGGTCAGTGCAACGACGCCTACTCGGCCATCCAGATCGCCGTGGCGCTTTCGAAGGCCTTCAACGTGGGGGTCAACGATCTGCCGCTGTCGATGATCCTGTCCTGGTATGAGCAGAAGGCCGTGGCCATCCTGCTGACGCTCTTCTACCTCGGGATCAAGAACATCCGGCTCGGGCCTAGCCTGCCGGCCTTCATCACCCCGAACGTGCTCGATGTGCTGGTGAAAAACTTCAACATCATGCCGATCAGCACGGCGGATGAAGACCTGAAGGCAATTCTGGGGTAG